One genomic window of Sphingomonas ginsengisoli An et al. 2013 includes the following:
- a CDS encoding threonine aldolase family protein: MRFFSDNAAAAHPAVLAAMAEADRLDTAYDGDGWSQRLDAAFSELFETPVTALWVTTGTAANCLALAAMVPPYGGVLCHREAHINVDEAGAPEFFTGGAKLLLVDGPGAKLTVDAVEEARSRIRPDVHQVQPRALSITNASEYGLTYSPQETAALGEWAKIQGLRFHLDGARFANAVVATGASPADLSWRAGVEALSFGCVKNGGLSAEALILFDPALADPVRRLRKRSGHLLSKGRYLAAQLLAMIADDRWLANARNANEAAQRLGAAAGAERLVHPVEANEVFLKLTADEAARLRAAGFDFYDWGVSEARLVTSWDQDLAAVDRLADAIRAL, encoded by the coding sequence ATGCGCTTCTTCTCCGACAATGCAGCCGCCGCGCACCCGGCGGTGCTCGCCGCCATGGCCGAGGCCGACCGGCTCGACACCGCTTATGATGGCGACGGCTGGTCGCAGCGGCTAGACGCCGCTTTTTCCGAGCTGTTCGAGACTCCGGTTACCGCGCTGTGGGTGACGACCGGAACCGCCGCCAACTGCCTCGCGCTGGCGGCAATGGTCCCGCCCTATGGCGGCGTGCTGTGCCATCGCGAGGCGCACATCAATGTCGACGAGGCCGGCGCGCCCGAATTCTTTACCGGCGGCGCCAAGCTGCTGCTGGTCGACGGCCCCGGCGCCAAGCTCACGGTCGACGCGGTCGAGGAAGCGCGCAGCCGCATCCGCCCCGACGTCCACCAGGTCCAGCCGCGCGCGCTGTCGATCACCAACGCCAGCGAATATGGCCTGACTTATTCGCCCCAAGAGACCGCCGCGCTCGGCGAGTGGGCCAAGATCCAAGGCCTCCGCTTTCACCTCGACGGCGCGCGTTTCGCCAATGCCGTGGTCGCGACCGGCGCCAGCCCCGCCGACCTCAGCTGGCGCGCCGGGGTCGAGGCGCTCAGCTTTGGTTGCGTCAAGAATGGCGGGCTGTCGGCCGAGGCGCTGATCCTGTTCGATCCCGCGCTGGCCGATCCGGTTCGCCGGCTGCGCAAGCGCTCGGGCCACCTGCTAAGCAAGGGCCGCTACCTCGCCGCGCAGCTGCTGGCGATGATCGCCGACGACCGTTGGCTCGCCAATGCCCGCAACGCGAATGAGGCGGCGCAAAGGCTTGGCGCTGCCGCCGGCGCCGAGCGGCTGGTCCACCCGGTCGAGGCCAATGAGGTGTTTCTCAAGCTGACCGCCGACGAGGCCGCCCGGTTGCGCGCTGCCGGGTTCGACTTCTACGACTGGGGCGTCAGCGAAGCGCGGCTGGTGACTAGCTGGGACCAGGACCTTGCCGCGGTCGACCGGCTGGCGGACGCGATCCGGGCGCTGTGA